The Hymenobacter sp. 5317J-9 genome has a window encoding:
- a CDS encoding hydroxymethylpyrimidine/phosphomethylpyrimidine kinase, with the protein MSNKRPLALSIAGFDPSAGAGLLADVKTLEMNGVYGLGVCTALTLQNDVSFERVSWVPAAEIREQIRILFARFKVDFLKIGLVESLPQLLELVGWLKGQNPKLKIVWDPVLKASAGYEFHRKTDRNLLQALCAEMALVTPNKPEMLRMWPGEEAADIAAQVVSSFCPVLLKGGHDEGAQATDVLFDSGKWHSFTSPRLPHGEKHGSGCVLSAAVLANLAKGKNLVEACRAAKDYTTAFLASNDTLLGYHS; encoded by the coding sequence ATGTCCAATAAACGCCCCCTTGCCCTCAGCATTGCCGGTTTCGACCCCAGCGCCGGGGCTGGCCTGCTGGCCGATGTGAAAACCCTGGAAATGAACGGCGTGTACGGCCTGGGCGTCTGCACGGCCCTCACGCTGCAAAACGACGTGTCGTTTGAGCGGGTGAGCTGGGTGCCGGCCGCCGAAATCCGGGAGCAGATTCGCATACTGTTTGCGCGTTTCAAGGTCGATTTCCTAAAAATTGGCCTGGTCGAAAGCCTGCCGCAGCTGCTGGAGCTGGTGGGCTGGCTGAAGGGACAAAACCCGAAGCTGAAAATCGTGTGGGACCCGGTGCTGAAGGCTTCGGCCGGCTACGAGTTTCACCGCAAAACCGACCGCAACCTGCTACAGGCCCTGTGCGCCGAAATGGCCCTTGTGACGCCCAACAAGCCCGAAATGCTGCGCATGTGGCCCGGCGAAGAAGCGGCCGACATCGCGGCGCAGGTGGTGAGCTCTTTCTGCCCGGTGCTGCTGAAAGGCGGGCACGACGAAGGCGCCCAGGCCACCGACGTGCTGTTCGACAGCGGCAAGTGGCACTCCTTCACCTCGCCGCGACTGCCACACGGCGAGAAGCATGGCAGCGGCTGCGTGCTCTCGGCCGCGGTGCTGGCCAACCTGGCCAAAGGCAAAAACCTGGTGGAAGCCTGCCGCGCGGCCAAGGATTATACCACCGCCTTTCTGGCCAGCAACGACACGCTGCTGGGGTATCATTCTTAA
- a CDS encoding thiamine phosphate synthase, which yields MHINALHYITTNPEAAELACQGGVRWVQLRVKNQPHAVWKQLALDTQAVCRRYGATLLINDNPRLAQEIGADGVHVGAADMPPEEARAMLGASFIIGGTANTFADVQRLAAAGVDYVGLGPFRFTSTKEKLSPILGLSGYAEIMRQCRAAGITVPVVGIGGITLGDVKSLLTTGLSGVAVSGAIDKATDPSEEASLFISELSAIKAI from the coding sequence ATGCATATCAATGCCCTGCACTACATCACCACCAATCCCGAGGCGGCCGAGCTGGCCTGCCAAGGCGGAGTGCGCTGGGTGCAGCTACGGGTGAAAAACCAGCCCCACGCCGTCTGGAAGCAATTGGCGCTCGACACGCAGGCCGTGTGCCGGCGCTACGGTGCCACGCTGCTCATCAACGACAACCCGCGCCTGGCCCAGGAAATCGGCGCCGACGGCGTGCACGTGGGCGCCGCTGATATGCCGCCCGAAGAAGCCCGCGCAATGCTGGGCGCCAGCTTTATCATCGGCGGCACGGCCAACACGTTTGCCGACGTGCAGCGGCTGGCCGCGGCGGGCGTCGACTACGTGGGCTTGGGGCCGTTCCGCTTCACCAGCACCAAGGAAAAGCTGAGCCCGATTCTGGGTTTGTCCGGCTACGCCGAAATCATGCGGCAGTGCCGGGCGGCGGGCATCACCGTGCCCGTGGTTGGCATCGGCGGCATCACGCTGGGCGATGTGAAAAGCCTGCTGACAACCGGGCTCAGCGGCGTGGCCGTGTCCGGCGCTATTGACAAGGCGACGGACCCATCTGAAGAAGCAAGCTTGTTTATCAGCGAGTTATCGGCCATAAAAGCCATTTAA